GAGGAGGTCGCCTCGGTGTACTTGACGCTGCTGTTCACGTCCTGCCTCAGTCCGCCACTGACTGGATTCTTGATTGATCGCTTTGGCCGCTACAAACCGGTGCTGCTGACCAGCATCGTGCTGAATGCCGTATCACATCACTCGATACACTTCATTCCGGCACGGACCGTCACCTTTACGCATCGCAGTGTGAATGGATCGCtcggtgatgatggtgtttcGCTCGTTCTGCAGGTATTTGGACATCATCAAACAATTGACTCTGAGTTCGATAAGAAATGTTTACCCTGTTTTTTCAGGGAGTCGCTTGTCCAAATCAAAAATACCTCAACGTCTCCTGCATCTCCAATAAAAGCGCATCCTATCCAGCTTATTTAGCAAGCGAGGGCACTAGCTGCGGTAACTACTCCATCCCCGAGTGTGCCTTACAAGATCTTTCTTCCGGGGCGCTACTGTTGCTGGAGCAGATCCCCACCGCAACAACGGAGTACGATGAAACGTTCTGGACGTATCTGGCTGTGCGGTTTGTGGCGGCTTCCATGCTCGCATCCACCCTCACCATCACCGATCCGATCGCGCTGGACATGGTGGAACAGCACGGTGGTGACTTTGGACGCGAGAAACTCTTCTCTAGCGTTGGCATGGCCATCTTCACACCGCTCACCGGGCTCATGATCGATGCCTGCTCGAGCGGTTCCGGCCCTAGCGAAACCGTGTACACACCTGCGTTCTACACGTACGATCTACTGCTGCTCGGGTCACTCGTTTCCGTGTGGCGTATGCCGATCGGGCGTAAAGCACCGTCGGAGAGCGTGATGAAGGATACCGGGCGCATCTTGCGGCTACCACCCGTACTGGCCTTTCTGGCCTTTCTCTTCCTGCTCGGCAACTTCTGGGGCTTTATCGAAAGCTATCTGTTTGTGATTATGAAAGCGATGGGTTCGCCGAACTACCTGCTTGGGCTGACGTACACCGTCGGCACGGTTGCCAGCATACCGATGATGTACCTGCTGGAGCACATCACCAGACGAGTCGGACACGTGAACCTGCTCGTGGTTGCGTTCTTTGCCCACGCGTTGCGCATCCTGGGCTACTCGTGGATAACGAACCCGTTCTGGTGCTTCCCGATCGAGCTGAACGAAGCGATCTCGTGCTACTTCATGTGGGTCGTCGCGTCCACGTACTGTGCGGTGCTAGCACCCAGCAGCTTGGTAGCTACGTTGATCGGCATTGCCGGCATGGTACACTTCTGTCTCGGCAAGGGAGTCGGCTCGTTTGCGGGCGGATTTCTTATCGCGCGGGTTGGCCTAACGCTGGCGTTTCGCTACGTGGGTTATGTGGCGGTGGGCTGTGGCGTATTGTACAAGCTGGTCCACCTGCTCTGGCTGCATAAATATGATGGACGGTC
The Anopheles moucheti chromosome 2, idAnoMoucSN_F20_07, whole genome shotgun sequence genome window above contains:
- the LOC128310518 gene encoding uncharacterized protein LOC128310518, which encodes MDTKPKQPPAAPRWYNPQLLHLKVTLFLVFGATSALTPYLTIHMQSIGLTVEEVASVYLTLLFTSCLSPPLTGFLIDRFGRYKPVLLTSIVLNAVSHHSIHFIPARTVTFTHRSVNGSLGDDGVSLVLQGVACPNQKYLNVSCISNKSASYPAYLASEGTSCGNYSIPECALQDLSSGALLLLEQIPTATTEYDETFWTYLAVRFVAASMLASTLTITDPIALDMVEQHGGDFGREKLFSSVGMAIFTPLTGLMIDACSSGSGPSETVYTPAFYTYDLLLLGSLVSVWRMPIGRKAPSESVMKDTGRILRLPPVLAFLAFLFLLGNFWGFIESYLFVIMKAMGSPNYLLGLTYTVGTVASIPMMYLLEHITRRVGHVNLLVVAFFAHALRILGYSWITNPFWCFPIELNEAISCYFMWVVASTYCAVLAPSSLVATLIGIAGMVHFCLGKGVGSFAGGFLIARVGLTLAFRYVGYVAVGCGVLYKLVHLLWLHKYDGRSETDPDARRAVEELVMRRTSIVPKVDQFGSVVSFGGLARRKPESAPGTADEQVPLEKG